A single Ziziphus jujuba cultivar Dongzao chromosome 11, ASM3175591v1 DNA region contains:
- the LOC107431939 gene encoding histidine--tRNA ligase, chloroplastic/mitochondrial: MSAASASSLLILQPGLKLNHFLKPLLVSLSQPSSSSSLLVNPARRFFVTKPPLLPAISRKHSSIVSAQSPSDNDRGSGGRSGALAPPPLVEDLQKIDVNPPKGTRDFPPEEMRLRNWLFHNFREVSRLFGFEEVDFPVLESEALFVRKAGEEIRDQLYCFEDRGNRRVALRPELTPSLARLVIQKGKSLSLPLKWFAVGQCWRYERMTRGRRREHYQWNMDIIGVPEVTAEAELISSIITFFKRIGITASDVGFKVSSRKVLQEVLMRYSVPEELFGKVCIIIDKIEKIPVDDIKKELKSAGVSAEAIEQLMQVLSIKSLTELEEILGGTGNAVADLKQLFSLADKFGYSEWIQFDASIVRGLAYYTGIVFEGFDREGKLRAICGGGRYDRLLSTFGGDDIPACGFGFGDAVIVELLKEKGLLPELSLQVENIVCALDPDLQGAAATVATILRGKGQSVDLVLENKPLKWVFKRAARINANRLILVGISEWQKGMVGVKILSSGEQHEIKLEQL; encoded by the exons ATGTCTGCTGCAAGCGCCTCTAGCCTCCTTATCCTCCAACCGGGGCTGAAGCTCAACCATTTCCTGAAGCCCTTGTTGGTGTCCCTTAGTCAACCCTCCTCATCGTCTTCTTTGCTAGTCAATCCCGCTCGCAGATTCTTCGTCACTAAGCCGCCGCTATTGCCGGCAATCAGTCGGAAGCATTCTTCTATCGTCTCCGCACAGTCTCCGAGTGACAATGACAGAGGCTCCGGCGGGAGGTCCGGAGCGCTCGCTCCCCCACCGCTCGTCGAAGACTTGCAGAAGATCGACGTCAATCCTCCCAAGGGGACCAGGGATTTCCCGCCTGAGGAAATGCGGCTCCGTAACTGGCTCTTCCACAATTTCAGAGAG GTTTCGCGTTTGTTCGGGTTCGAAGAGGTCGATTTTCCAGTGCTCGAGTCGGAGGCACTGTTTGTTAGAAAAGCTGGGGAGGAGATTAGAGACCAG CTATATTGTTTTGAGGATCGTGGAAACCGTCGCGTTGCATTGAGGCCTGAACTCACTCCTTCTTTGGCGAGGCTGGTGATACAGAAAGG AAAATCTCTATCACTCCCGCTGAAATGGTTTGCCGTAGGACAGTGTTGGCGATATGAGAGAATGACAAGGGGACGGCGTCGAGAGCACTATCAGTGGAATATGGATATTATTGGTGTGCCGGAGGTTACT GCTGAAGCAGAACTTATTTCCTCAATCATTACCTTTTTCAAGCGAATTGGAATTACAGCATCGGATGTTGGATTTAAGGTTTCAAGCCGAAAG GTTTTACAAGAAGTTCTGATGCGCTACTCCGTACCTGAAGAGTTATTTGGCAAGGTTTGCATCATCATAGACAAG ATTGAAAAAATTCCAGTGGATGATATCAAGAAGGAGTTGAAGTCTGCTGGTGTATCGGCAGAGGCTATTGAGCAACTAATGCAAGTTCTTTCCATAAAGTCATTGACGGAATTGGAAG AGATACTTGGAGGCACTGGGAATGCAGTTGCTGACCTGAAACAGCTATTCTCACTTGCTGACAAGTTTGGTTATTCTGAATGGATTCAATTTGATGCATCCATTGTCCGTGGTCTTGCCTACTACACTGGTATTGTCTTTGAG GGTTTTGATAGAGAAGGAAAGTTACGAGCTATTTGTGGGGGTGGTCGATATGATCGATTGCTCTCTACTTTTGGTGGTGATGACATTCCTGCTTGTGGATTTGGATTTGGTGATGCTGTCATAGTTGAA TTGCTGAAGGAGAAGGGTCTTCTACCTGAACTTAGCCTCCAAGTAGAAAACATTGTATGTGCTTTAGATCCTGATCTTCAAGGTGCAGCTGCTACTGTTGCTACCATACTCAGGGGAAAGGGCCAAAGTGTTGATCTAGTCTTAGAGAACAAACCGCTTAAATG GGTTTTCAAACGGGCAGCTCGGATAAATGCTAACAGGCTTATATTGGTGGGGATTTCTGAGTGGCAAAAGGGTATGGTTGGTGTCAAAATCCTTTCTTCTGGCGAACAACATGAGATAAAACTTGAACAGCTATAG
- the LOC112488809 gene encoding cyclin-D3-3-like isoform X2, translating to MQFLKSLNSRVRENDLFWEDHQLDSLIPKEEETHVCFSDLSSNGASLMARKESMDWILTVKAHYRFSAVAIVLAMNISRRSVSSSSSSSPSFGLFCNSSNTKKHFRGELGKWTTHYGAQKSELLEQQSWLLHRRSYMSLRDKRKKC from the exons ATGCAATTTTTAAAGTCTTTAAACTCAAGAGTGAGGGAAAATGACTTATTCTGGGAAGATCATCAGCTTGACTCTCTAATCCCTAAAGAGGAAGAGACCCATGTCTGTTTCAGCGATTTGAGCTCGAATGGTGCTTCATTGATGGCTCGGAAAGAATCTATGGACTGGATTTTGACTGTTAAGGCGCACTATAGGTTTTCTGCTGTGGCCATTGTTCTTGCCATGAACATCTCCCGTAGAAGCgtttcttcgtcttcttcttcttctccgagCTTCGGCCTTTTCTGTAATTCTTCCAACACAAAGAAGCATTTCAG GGGAGAACTTGGAAAATGGACCACGCATTATGGAGCTCAGAAATCAG AATTATTAGAACAACAGAGTTGGCTGCTACATAGGAGAAGTTACATGAGCTTGAGAGACAAAAGGAAGAAATGTTGA
- the LOC107431970 gene encoding heavy metal-associated isoprenylated plant protein 6, which yields MGEKKEGAKNESEKKAGADAGAKKDDGMTTVVLKLDMHCEGCAKKVKRAVRSFDGVGDVKADCATSKLTVNGKVDPAALREKLEQKIKKKVELVSPQPKKDGGGGDKKTEEKPEKKPEEKKPSADDKKPKEVTVVLKIRLHCEGCIQKIRKIISKSKGVESVKIDDTKDLVTVKGTMDVKELVPYLSVKLKRSVEVVPPKKDEGAGGGEKKDKEGGGDKKDAGGDKKADKKDGAGGEKKEGGGDKKEGGGDKKEGGGDKKEGGGGAAKMEVNKMEYFGYPSHQPSMFWYDAPTLHSHNNYVMEAHAHQAHVSQAYTHQAYPGYGSMVPGHQYDAPQMFSDENPNACSVM from the exons ATGGGCGAG AAAAAAGAAGGCGCAAAGAATGAGAGCGAAAAGAAGGCCGGCGCCGACGCCGGTGCCAAGAAAGACGATGGCATGACCACCGTCGTTCTGAAGCTTGACATGCATTGTGAGGGATGCGCTAAAAAAGTCAAACGAGCCGTTAGAAGCTTTGATG GCGTTGGAGACGTAAAGGCAGACTGTGCCACCAGCAAACTGACGGTGAATGGGAAAGTAGACCCCGCTGCGCTCCGAGAGAAGCTGGAGCAGAAGATCAAGAAAAAGGTTGAGCTCGTTTCTCCACAGCCCAAGAAAGATGGTGGTGGCGGTGATAAGAAGACAGAGGAGAAGCCGGAGAAAAAGCCCGAGGAAAAGAAGCCCAGCGCCGACGACAAGAAACCAAAAGag GTTACGGTAGTTTTGAAGATCAGGTTGCATTGTGAAGGATGCATACAAAAAATTCGCAAAATCATCTCCAAGTCCAAAG GAGTTGAATCGGTGAAAATTGACGATACCAAGGATTTGGTAACCGTTAAGGGAACCATGGACGTGAAAGAGTTGGTTCCCTACCTCAGCGTGAAGCTGAAGAGGAGCGTTGAGGTAGTGCCGCCGAAGAAAGACGAAGGCGCCGGTGGCGGCGAGAAGAAAGACAAAGAAGGCGGTGGCGATAAGAAAGATGCCGGTGGAGACAAGAAAGCCGACAAGAAAGACGGCGCCGgaggagaaaagaaagaaggcgGCGGTGATAAAAAGGAAGGCGGCGGCGATAAGAAAGAAGGCGGTGGCGATAAGAAAGAAGGTGGTGGTGGCGCTGCTAAGATGGAGGTGAACAAGATGGAGTACTTTGGGTATCCGTCGCACCAACCTTCTATGTTCTGGTACGATGCGCCTACACTACACTCTCACAACAACTACGTAATGGAAGCTCATGCGCACCAGGCGCACGTTAGTCAAGCTTATACGCACCAGGCGTACCCGGGCTACGGGTCTATGGTACCAGGGCATCAGTACGATGCTCCTCAGATGTTCAGCGACGAGAATCCCAATGCGTGTTCAGTTATGTGA
- the LOC112488809 gene encoding vacuolar protein-sorting-associated protein 37 homolog 2-like isoform X1, protein MQFLKSLNSRVRENDLFWEDHQLDSLIPKEEETHVCFSDLSSNGASLMARKESMDWILTVKAHYRFSAVAIVLAMNISRRSVSSSSSSSPSFGLFCNSSNTKKHFSVDELRKLLFDKDAYHQFLLSLDQVKIQNNGRTWKMDHALWSSEISAELLEQQSWLLHRRSYMSLRDKRKKC, encoded by the exons ATGCAATTTTTAAAGTCTTTAAACTCAAGAGTGAGGGAAAATGACTTATTCTGGGAAGATCATCAGCTTGACTCTCTAATCCCTAAAGAGGAAGAGACCCATGTCTGTTTCAGCGATTTGAGCTCGAATGGTGCTTCATTGATGGCTCGGAAAGAATCTATGGACTGGATTTTGACTGTTAAGGCGCACTATAGGTTTTCTGCTGTGGCCATTGTTCTTGCCATGAACATCTCCCGTAGAAGCgtttcttcgtcttcttcttcttctccgagCTTCGGCCTTTTCTGTAATTCTTCCAACACAAAGAAGCATTTCAG TGTTGACGAGTTAAGGAAGCTTTTGTTTGACAAGGATGCATACCATCAATTTTTACTTTCGCTCGATCAagtgaaaattcaaaataat GGGAGAACTTGGAAAATGGACCACGCATTATGGAGCTCAGAAATCAG TGCAGAATTATTAGAACAACAGAGTTGGCTGCTACATAGGAGAAGTTACATGAGCTTGAGAGACAAAAGGAAGAAATGTTGA
- the LOC107431940 gene encoding glucomannan 4-beta-mannosyltransferase 1 isoform X2, translating into MRSLVSQNPKLRVTTDVTSSLGYALQVMRAPVIIPLLQLAMLLCSLMSIMLFIERVYMALIIICVKLLGKKRYTKYKLENMREDLEFNKSYPMVLVQIPMYNEKEVYRLSIGAACALSWPSDCLIIQVLDDSTNQVLREMLELECKKWIQNGVNVKYETRNNRNGYKAGALKEGLDKQYVKDCEFVVIFDADFQPDEDFLWRTIPYMLENPELGLVQASWKFVNADECLMTRLQEMSLDYHFSVEQEVGSSTCSFFGFNAGVWRIQAIKEAGGWKDRTTVEDMDLAVRASLKGWKFIFVGDVGVKNELPSTFKAYRFQQHRWSCGPANLFRKMTKEILLCERVSIWKRLHLIYAFFFVRKIVAHWVTFFFYCIIIPASVLVPELHLTKPIAIYIPATITILNAVCTPRSLHLVVFWILFENVMSLHRTKAAIIGLLEANRVNEWVVTEKLGNTMKQKNAKKSRFRIGEKFHFLELIMGGLLLHCAIYDLMNGKDHFFIYLFLQSGAFFIMGFGYVGTFVPT; encoded by the exons ATGAGAAGTCTAGTTTCTCAGAACCCTAAGCTGAGAGTGACAACTGATGTTACAAGCAGTCTAGGATATGCCTTGCAAGTCATGCGAGCTCCAGTAATAATACCACTACTACAGCTAGCTATGTTGTTGTGCTCACTGATGTCTATTATGCTTTTCATTGAACGAGTTTACATGGCACTAATAATCATATGTGTAAAACTGCTGGGGAAGAAAAGATACACCAAGTATAAGCTCGAGAACATGAGAGAAGACCTGGAGTTTAACAAAAGCTATCCAATGGTTTTGGTTCAAATACCTATGTACAACGAGAAAGAG GTCTACAGGCTGTCCATTGGGGCTGCATGTGCACTTTCATGGCCTTCTGACTGCCTCATAATTCAGGTTCTCGATGATTCAACAAATCAAGTGTTAAGG GAGATGCTGGAGTTGGAATGTAAGAAATGGATACAAAACGGAGTAAATGTCAAGTATGAAACCAGGAATAACAGGAATGGATACAAGGCAGGTGCCCTCAAAGAAGGTTTAGACAAGCAATATGTCAAAGACTGTGAATTTGTGGTAATCTTTGATGCAGATTTTCAACCTGATGAGGATTTCTTATGGAGGACCATTCCTTATATGCTTGAGAATCCAGAATTGGGCTTGGTTCAGGCCAGCTGGAAATTCG TGAATGCGGATGAATGCCTGATGACTCGACTTCAAGAAATGTCCCTGGATTATCACTTCAGCGTAGAGCAAGAAGTGGGCTCCTCTACATGTTCTTTCTTTGGGTTTAATG CTGGGGTTTGGCGAATTCAAGCTATCAAAGAGGCTGGTGGATGGAAAGATCGAACCACAGTGGAAGATATGGACCTTGCAGTCAGGGCAAGCCTAAAGGGTTGgaagtttatttttgttgggGACGTAGGA GTCAAAAATGAACTTCCAAGTACCTTCAAGGCTTATCGGTTTCAGCAACACCGGTGGTCATGTGGCCCAGCTAATCTCTTCAGGAAAATGACCAAAGAAATCCTCCTCTGTGAG AGGGTGTCGATCTGGAAGAGACTTCATCTAATCTATGCTTTCTTCTTCGTGAGGAAGATTGTTGCACACTGGGTCAccttcttcttttactgcattATCATACCAGCAAGTGTTTTAGTCCCTGAACTTCACCTCACAAAGCCAATCGCCATCTACATTCCAGCCACCATCACAATTCTAAATGCAGTCTGTACTCCAAG GTCTCTGCATCTGGTGGTGTTTTGGATATTGTTCGAGAATGTCATGTCACTTCATCGAACCAAAGCAGCAATTATAGGACTCCTTGAAGCAAACCGTGTCAATGAATGGGTTGTGACTGAGAAGCTTGGAAACACCATGAAGCAAAAGAATGCAAAGAAATCAAGGTTTCGAATTGGTGAAAA GTTCCACTTCTTGGAGCTGATAATGGGAGGATTATTGCTGCACTGTGCAATCTACGATCTGATGAATGGAAAAGATCACTTCTTCATATATCTGTTTCTGCAGTCTGGGGCTTTCTTCATCATGGGATTTGGGTATGTTGGAACATTCGTTCCAACTTAA
- the LOC107431940 gene encoding glucomannan 4-beta-mannosyltransferase 1 isoform X1, with product MRSLVSQNPKLRVTTDVTSSLGYALQVMRAPVIIPLLQLAMLLCSLMSIMLFIERVYMALIIICVKLLGKKRYTKYKLENMREDLEFNKSYPMVLVQIPMYNEKEVYRLSIGAACALSWPSDCLIIQVLDDSTNQVLREMLELECKKWIQNGVNVKYETRNNRNGYKAGALKEGLDKQYVKDCEFVVIFDADFQPDEDFLWRTIPYMLENPELGLVQASWKFVNADECLMTRLQEMSLDYHFSVEQEVGSSTCSFFGFNGTAGVWRIQAIKEAGGWKDRTTVEDMDLAVRASLKGWKFIFVGDVGVKNELPSTFKAYRFQQHRWSCGPANLFRKMTKEILLCERVSIWKRLHLIYAFFFVRKIVAHWVTFFFYCIIIPASVLVPELHLTKPIAIYIPATITILNAVCTPRSLHLVVFWILFENVMSLHRTKAAIIGLLEANRVNEWVVTEKLGNTMKQKNAKKSRFRIGEKFHFLELIMGGLLLHCAIYDLMNGKDHFFIYLFLQSGAFFIMGFGYVGTFVPT from the exons ATGAGAAGTCTAGTTTCTCAGAACCCTAAGCTGAGAGTGACAACTGATGTTACAAGCAGTCTAGGATATGCCTTGCAAGTCATGCGAGCTCCAGTAATAATACCACTACTACAGCTAGCTATGTTGTTGTGCTCACTGATGTCTATTATGCTTTTCATTGAACGAGTTTACATGGCACTAATAATCATATGTGTAAAACTGCTGGGGAAGAAAAGATACACCAAGTATAAGCTCGAGAACATGAGAGAAGACCTGGAGTTTAACAAAAGCTATCCAATGGTTTTGGTTCAAATACCTATGTACAACGAGAAAGAG GTCTACAGGCTGTCCATTGGGGCTGCATGTGCACTTTCATGGCCTTCTGACTGCCTCATAATTCAGGTTCTCGATGATTCAACAAATCAAGTGTTAAGG GAGATGCTGGAGTTGGAATGTAAGAAATGGATACAAAACGGAGTAAATGTCAAGTATGAAACCAGGAATAACAGGAATGGATACAAGGCAGGTGCCCTCAAAGAAGGTTTAGACAAGCAATATGTCAAAGACTGTGAATTTGTGGTAATCTTTGATGCAGATTTTCAACCTGATGAGGATTTCTTATGGAGGACCATTCCTTATATGCTTGAGAATCCAGAATTGGGCTTGGTTCAGGCCAGCTGGAAATTCG TGAATGCGGATGAATGCCTGATGACTCGACTTCAAGAAATGTCCCTGGATTATCACTTCAGCGTAGAGCAAGAAGTGGGCTCCTCTACATGTTCTTTCTTTGGGTTTAATG GGACAGCTGGGGTTTGGCGAATTCAAGCTATCAAAGAGGCTGGTGGATGGAAAGATCGAACCACAGTGGAAGATATGGACCTTGCAGTCAGGGCAAGCCTAAAGGGTTGgaagtttatttttgttgggGACGTAGGA GTCAAAAATGAACTTCCAAGTACCTTCAAGGCTTATCGGTTTCAGCAACACCGGTGGTCATGTGGCCCAGCTAATCTCTTCAGGAAAATGACCAAAGAAATCCTCCTCTGTGAG AGGGTGTCGATCTGGAAGAGACTTCATCTAATCTATGCTTTCTTCTTCGTGAGGAAGATTGTTGCACACTGGGTCAccttcttcttttactgcattATCATACCAGCAAGTGTTTTAGTCCCTGAACTTCACCTCACAAAGCCAATCGCCATCTACATTCCAGCCACCATCACAATTCTAAATGCAGTCTGTACTCCAAG GTCTCTGCATCTGGTGGTGTTTTGGATATTGTTCGAGAATGTCATGTCACTTCATCGAACCAAAGCAGCAATTATAGGACTCCTTGAAGCAAACCGTGTCAATGAATGGGTTGTGACTGAGAAGCTTGGAAACACCATGAAGCAAAAGAATGCAAAGAAATCAAGGTTTCGAATTGGTGAAAA GTTCCACTTCTTGGAGCTGATAATGGGAGGATTATTGCTGCACTGTGCAATCTACGATCTGATGAATGGAAAAGATCACTTCTTCATATATCTGTTTCTGCAGTCTGGGGCTTTCTTCATCATGGGATTTGGGTATGTTGGAACATTCGTTCCAACTTAA